From a region of the Candidatus Pantoea bituminis genome:
- a CDS encoding DUF2778 domain-containing protein: MAINGKFILTGAQFSPLILPGIGHFMAFSGNDQYRNNAACAAVPFKGPIPLGRYHIVKRPVNGFKSMLYTMSREAWTWPTDTPVIHAEWFGLFRQDSYVDDKTFIDGVERGNFRLHPIGPAGISQGCITLQHRSDFIKIRQALMTYTYGNTNIPGTQLYSYGTIEVIDGGVSGVC, translated from the coding sequence ATGGCAATCAACGGAAAGTTCATTCTTACAGGCGCACAATTCTCTCCCCTCATACTACCAGGTATAGGGCACTTTATGGCGTTTTCTGGCAATGATCAGTATCGCAACAATGCCGCATGTGCCGCTGTACCTTTTAAAGGGCCGATCCCGCTTGGTCGCTATCACATCGTGAAACGTCCTGTTAATGGGTTTAAGTCCATGCTGTACACAATGAGCCGTGAGGCTTGGACATGGCCAACGGATACCCCCGTAATTCACGCGGAATGGTTTGGACTATTTAGACAAGATTCATACGTTGATGACAAAACATTCATTGATGGCGTAGAAAGGGGGAATTTTAGATTGCATCCAATTGGTCCGGCAGGGATTTCTCAGGGATGTATAACATTACAGCACCGTAGTGACTTCATTAAAATAAGGCAGGCGCTAATGACTTATACATATGGAAATACAAACATCCCCGGAACACAATTGTATTCGTATGGAACAATTGAAGTAATCGACGGAGGAGTTTCCGGTGTGTGCTAA
- the fbaB gene encoding class I fructose-bisphosphate aldolase, which translates to MTDIVQLLGKEADSLLQHRCMTLPAESLYLPGADFVDRVMIDNNRSPAVLRNMQTLYNTGRLAGTGYLSILPVDQGVEHSAGASFAANPHYFDPKNIVELAIEAGCNCVASTYGVLASVSRRYAHRIPFLMKLNHNETLSYPAQYDQTLYASVDQAFNMGAVAVGATIYFGSEQSRRQIEEISAAFERAHELGLVTVLWAYLRNNDFKKDGVDYHSSADLTGQANHLAATIGADIVKQKMAENNGGYNAVKFGHTDERVYTKLTTENPIDLVRYQLANCYMGRAGLINSGGASAGETDIAESVRTAVINKRAGGMGLILGRKAFKKSLKDGVALINAVQDVYLSKEVTIA; encoded by the coding sequence ATGACGGACATCGTACAGTTATTGGGCAAAGAAGCGGATTCCCTTCTTCAACATCGCTGCATGACCCTTCCAGCGGAAAGCCTGTATTTACCAGGCGCGGATTTCGTTGATCGGGTAATGATCGACAACAACCGTTCTCCTGCGGTACTGCGCAATATGCAAACGCTGTATAACACCGGTCGCCTGGCGGGAACCGGTTATCTCTCTATTCTGCCGGTCGATCAGGGTGTGGAGCATTCAGCTGGCGCCTCGTTTGCCGCTAATCCGCACTATTTCGATCCCAAAAACATTGTTGAACTGGCGATCGAAGCGGGCTGTAATTGCGTAGCATCAACCTACGGTGTATTGGCTTCCGTATCGCGTCGTTATGCGCACCGCATTCCATTTTTAATGAAGCTTAACCACAACGAAACGCTGAGTTATCCGGCGCAATACGATCAAACGCTGTATGCCAGCGTCGATCAGGCGTTCAACATGGGCGCGGTAGCGGTTGGCGCGACTATTTACTTCGGTTCAGAGCAATCACGCCGCCAAATTGAAGAAATTTCTGCGGCTTTTGAGCGCGCACATGAATTGGGCCTGGTCACAGTATTGTGGGCTTACCTGCGCAATAACGATTTCAAAAAGGATGGTGTGGATTATCACTCCAGTGCGGATTTAACGGGTCAGGCGAACCATTTGGCGGCGACGATTGGTGCCGACATCGTTAAGCAGAAAATGGCGGAAAACAACGGCGGCTATAACGCGGTGAAATTTGGTCATACCGATGAGCGCGTTTACACCAAGCTGACTACTGAAAATCCCATCGATTTGGTGCGTTATCAGTTAGCAAACTGCTATATGGGCCGCGCCGGGTTGATCAATTCGGGTGGCGCGTCAGCGGGTGAAACAGATATTGCCGAATCAGTGCGTACCGCCGTTATTAACAAACGTGCCGGTGGCATGGGATTGATTCTGGGACGTAAGGCGTTTAAGAAATCGTTGAAGGATGGCGTCGCGCTGATAAATGCAGTGCAGGATGTTTATCTGTCAAAAGAGGTGACGATTGCGTAA
- the thiD gene encoding bifunctional hydroxymethylpyrimidine kinase/phosphomethylpyrimidine kinase, which translates to MKRINALTIAGTDPSGGAGIQADLKAFSALGAYGTSVITALVAQNTCGVQSVYRVDPDFVTAQLDSVLDDVRIDSAKIGMLAETAIVERVAQRLKRASLPFVVLDTVMVAKSGDALLSPDAIASVRELLLPQVSLITPNLPEAAALLNCAIAHNEDEMLTQGEALLALGCQAVLMKGGHLSDEESPDWLITRSAQQRFTAPRVNTRHTHGTGCTLSAALAALRPRHQNWQETLTEAKAWLQQALLHADSLEVGKGIGPVHHFHQWW; encoded by the coding sequence ATGAAGCGCATTAACGCCTTAACCATCGCCGGCACCGATCCCAGTGGCGGAGCCGGGATCCAGGCCGATCTCAAAGCTTTCTCTGCGTTAGGCGCTTATGGCACTAGCGTTATTACTGCGCTGGTGGCGCAAAATACCTGCGGCGTGCAATCGGTTTACCGCGTGGATCCTGACTTTGTCACGGCGCAGTTGGATTCAGTGCTGGATGATGTGCGCATCGATAGCGCGAAAATCGGCATGTTAGCGGAAACCGCGATTGTGGAGCGCGTGGCTCAGCGCCTGAAACGAGCCAGTTTACCCTTTGTCGTGCTGGATACGGTGATGGTGGCCAAGAGCGGCGATGCACTGCTTTCACCGGATGCGATTGCCAGCGTGCGTGAACTGTTATTGCCACAGGTTTCACTGATTACCCCGAATTTGCCAGAAGCCGCCGCGCTGTTGAATTGTGCAATTGCGCACAACGAAGATGAAATGCTGACGCAGGGTGAAGCGCTGCTGGCGTTGGGTTGTCAGGCGGTGCTGATGAAAGGGGGACACCTGAGCGATGAGGAAAGCCCGGACTGGCTGATTACGCGCTCAGCTCAGCAACGTTTTACCGCACCTCGTGTGAATACGCGTCACACACATGGCACCGGTTGTACGCTTTCGGCGGCGCTAGCGGCGCTGCGTCCGCGCCATCAAAACTGGCAGGAGACATTAACGGAAGCCAAAGCCTGGTTGCAGCAAGCCTTGTTACACGCTGATTCACTGGAAGTGGGCAAAGGCATTGGGCCGGTGCATCACTTCCATCAATGGTGGTAA
- a CDS encoding Hcp family type VI secretion system effector: MPIPAYLWLKDDGGALIKGSVDVHGRENSIEVQGFAHGVTLPVDPTTGKITATRSHMPVSFEKEFDASSPYLFKAVTTGQTLKSAEIKWYRISDAGQEVEYFNMLFEGVKIVSVLPGMANIKASSGQTNHVESVAMMYEKVTWRYTDGNIQHSDAWNER, encoded by the coding sequence ATGCCAATTCCAGCTTACCTATGGCTTAAAGACGATGGCGGCGCATTGATCAAAGGCTCTGTTGACGTTCATGGACGTGAAAACAGCATCGAAGTGCAGGGTTTTGCACACGGTGTAACTCTTCCTGTTGACCCGACCACTGGCAAAATCACCGCCACTCGTTCACATATGCCTGTCAGTTTTGAGAAGGAATTCGATGCATCAAGCCCGTATCTTTTCAAGGCTGTGACAACGGGACAAACACTCAAATCTGCCGAAATCAAATGGTATCGCATTAGCGATGCAGGCCAAGAGGTTGAATATTTCAATATGCTCTTCGAAGGCGTGAAGATCGTTTCTGTTTTGCCGGGGATGGCAAACATCAAAGCTAGCAGCGGGCAAACTAATCACGTTGAATCGGTTGCAATGATGTATGAAAAAGTGACCTGGCGTTACACTGATGGCAATATCCAGCACTCTGATGCATGGAATGAAAGATAA